Part of the Candidatus Chlorohelix allophototropha genome, CTGGATAGCTTGAGCAGATTTAGGAGTGGTTCCGGTTACGAATAATCTCAGGATGTAATGCTCAGAATTCACCTGTTCCAGCGCTTTTTCAAAAGCATCGAGGGTACTATCGGTATCCTCATTCTCTGAATCTTTCATATATCACCCACTGCCTTTTGATGGTTAGCTACCCCAATTTGAATCAGGTTTAGCCCTACCAGAACCCGCTCTGTATTGGAGAGATCGCCAATTATTTTACGCACCGGTTCAGGCAGTTTGCGTACAAGGGTGGGGGTTGCTACAATCTGATCTCCGCTGGCAAGTTGCGGCTTTTCCAACAGGTCGATTATTTCTATTTGGTACTCCCCCTCTAAATATTCTTCGCAAATCTTCTTTAGGTTGGCAAAGGCGATTAACGATTTAGGAGTTTGTCCCGCGACATATAGCCGCAACTCCCATTTAGCTTTCCCCAATTCGTTAGCGTCATCCATTTTCCTACTCCTCTACATTTTGACCTGATTTGAAAGCGTTTTTGGAGGGTGAAATTGCTGTTTTAACCTGATCGCTTATCAAAAATGATTGCAAAAACGCCAGAAATCGAATTATGAAAGACTCTCGCTTATACTTTACGGCTTATTTTCATTTTATTTCGCTCAATTTCCAACTGCTCCTCAATTGCCTTTGATTGTTTAAGCAAGTTTAGGCTTTCGGCTTCTTCGACTTCAAATTCAGCCCGCATAATCGCAATCTGGTTTTCCAGCATCTGGCGTTTGCGCTCAAGGTTGAACTGGACTCGCATTGCTTCCTGTTCCCGTAACTGTGCCTCCGCTCTTTCTTTAGCTTCTTGTGCCAAACGTGCCGAGCCTGTAAGCACTCCCGCCTGACCTAGATATGCCTCTTTAAGCTCGATGCCTGTGTGGGACAAAATGAACTCGCGAATCTGGTTAGAACTAGCCATACCGCGTGATTTAAGCACGAACAATCCCCGGTTGCGCTCCCCATCAACTTCGATGTCTTTCAACAATAGCCAAGTGTCAATCAAGGAGGAAATATTGGTCAGGGTATGTTCCTCAAAGCCTCCGGCAAAAGTTAGGCTGGTGAAAAAGGCGGTTATTTGCTGCATTTTGAGGAAATCCAGCAATCTGGTGACCATCGAGCGCACTTCAAGGTTGCTACCGTTGTTAAGGAAATTTGTCACCGGGTCAATAATCACCACTGAGGGTTGGAAAGCTTTAACCAATTGATGTATCACCACCAAGTGCATTTCCAGACCGTACATGGTAGCGCGGGTGGTATGGAACTTCAAGAGATTAGCCTCAATCCATGGCGACAAATCCAAACCGATGGAGCGCATATTGCGGACTATCTGTCCGGTAGATTCCTCGAAAGCCAAATAAAGGCAACGTTCCCCATTTTGGCAGACGGAGTTGGCAAAGCTAGATGCTATGCTGGTTTTACCGGTTCCGGCGGTACCAGAAATCAGTACCGAACTGCCACGATAAAAACCTTTCCCTTCCAGCATATCGTCTAGGCTGGGTATCCCAGTAGAGATTCGTTCATTTGATACCGAATATTCGAGACCGCTAGAGGTTATGGGGAGTACCGAAATGCCGCTTTCGTCAATCAGGAAGGGATACTCGTTAGTGCCGTGTGCGGAACCGCGATACTTGATGACTTGCAAATGCCGGGTGGAAATAGAATCAACGGTGCGATGTTCCAGCACAATAACACAGTCCGAAACATATTCTTCCAACCCTTGCCGGGTGAGCGTACCGTTTGAACCGCGCTCGGCAGTGATAATGGCGGTTACCCCTTTATCTTTCAGCCACCGAAAGAGCCTGCGAAGCTCTGCGCGAAGGGTCGCCTCATTGCTAAAGCCTGAGAAAAGCACTTCGAGGGTGTCCAGCACCACCCGTTTAGCCTCGATGGAATCAATGGCATACGCTAGGCGAATGAATAACCCGTCTAGGTCAAAATCCCCGCTTTCCTCGATTTCGGAACGCTCGATATATACATGATCCAACACCATTTTTTTCTGGGCAACCAATTCATTGAGATTAAAGCCCAAGGAGTTCACATTTTTGGTTATTTCTTCCGCGTTTTCTTCAAAAGTTATTAAGACACCGGGTTCACCAAATCTGCGAGCGCCCTGTACCAAGAACTCCACCCCGACTAAAGTTTTGCCACAACCTGCTCCACCGCATAGCAGTGTGGGGCGACCTTTCGGCAACCCGCCCTCCAGCAGAGCATCCAACCCATCAATGCCGGTAGGGCATTTGGGCAGTGTTTCCGCCACATTGTCCTGGATTTTACTCATCAATTTGCTCCTTCTGTTGGCAACCTGCCCTTGCGTTTCTTTAAGCAAGTAAGTGTGTCATAATCATTCGCACCTGTCGATGGAATTTGTAACTGAAAATCGCAGGCGGTTCCGGATTAACAAACGTGCTGTAAGTCCTCTAGCTTTAGGGTTACTGTTGGTTTATTAACATTTGTGAGGTTTTAGCCCCACTTCAGGTCTATTTATCGGCATAAAATGAAGATGTTTCCCCATTTTAGCAACGAAATTGACTAATACCTTTCCCATTCAAAAGGATTTACCAACCTTTGGGCGTGGGAGTAATCACTTGGTAATTCCCCAACTTCCGTTTTTTTCAAGCGTTTTTCGCCTTTCTTCAACCTCAAACTCCTGCTTCTTCGGGTAGGGTAGGTAGGTAAAAGTGTACGGTAGTACCTTTGCGCCACTCACTCTCCACTACAAGCTGACCTCCGTGCCGCCGGATTATGGAGTAGCTTAGCGTAAGTCCCAAGCCATTACCCATAAATTTGGTGGTGTAATAGGGGTCGAATATACGCGCTAACTCTTCCGATCTAATCCCACAGCCTTGATCTTGCACCGTCACCCGCACATACCTACCCGGATTGAGTAAGGGAATCTGATTTGCTTCCAACGTAACATTAGTAGCTTTAACCCCGATAATTCCACCTTCCGGCATCGCTTCCAGCGCATTTTTGATCAGGTTCTGGAGCGCCTCCCTAATTTGGACAGAGTCAGCCGACACAAGCCAGATCTCGGTAGGCAAATCAAAGTGGTAGCGCAGGTTAGGGTTTTGGGTCATAAAGCTGGCGGCGTTTTTGATTATGTTTTCGAGCTTGATTTTTTGTTTAACAGGCGCGCCCCCACTGGCAAAGGGCACCAACCGTTGTGCTAATTCTGTAAGGTGCTGGGTAGCTTTCTCTGCTTCCTCCAAACAGGTATAAGCTTCACTGGTTTCCTCCAGTTCAAGCTTGGCTAGGGACATATAGCCGGTCACTCCGGTCAGGGCATTATTAAAGCTATGGGCAATTCCCCCCGCCAGCACTCCCAACGATTCGAGGTTTTTAGCTTTGAGTTTCTCAGCCGCCAACGCTTCTTCCATTTTTCGCCGCTCGGTTATATCGCGGGTTACCATGATGACATTTAGCACTTGACCGGTATCGGGATTGCTCGTGAGATGCACGCTGGCTTCCACCCAGATGTATTGATCGTTTTTGCAGCAAGCACGGTAGGTCACTAAAAAGTTGTTTTGCCCCTGCCAATTTGAAAGAAGCTTTAGAAACTGTTCGTGGTCATCGGGATGGACAAATTCTAGGAAGGTATGACCCACCAATTCTTCAGGGGCAAACCCGATGATTTTCTGGGAAGCAGGGGAAACATACTCGAAAACTCCCGCATATGATAGTCGGCTGATCGTGTCGGTGCTGTTCTCGGCGAGAAAGCGATAACGCTCTTCGCTCTCACGTAACGCTGCTTCCGCCTGCTTCCGAGCGGTTATATCCCGTTTGATGGCAATAAAATTGGTGGTTTTGCCTTGTTCGTCTTTCACCGGTGAAATGCGGAACTCCTGATATAACTCGCTCCCGTCCTTGCGATAATTTATTATTTCTCCCTGAAAGTTCTCCCCTGCTGCTAAGTTTCGCCTCAAGCAATCCAGCACAGCCCGATCCGACTTGGCTCCCTGGAGTATCCGGGGCGTTTTTCCGTAAGCCTCTTCTAGGGTATATCCGGTCATGGTGGTGAAAGCCGGGTTGGCAAAAATAATCTGTGGACCAGGAGAATCTAGGACTGCATCTGTGATAACTATGGCATCGTCCGCATTTCTAATAGCTTCGGCAAACAGGCGATTACGCATCTCGCTTTGCCGTAAGGCTTCTTCTGCCTCTTTCCTCGCTGTAATATCTCGGATAGTAGTGCAGACTCCTATAATTTCCCCGGAGGAGGTTTTCATCGGCGAGACCGCCATTGAAACCGCTATCTTAGTTCCATTCTTGTGTCTTCGAAAGGTATCAAAATGTCCTACAACCTCTCCACCTAGGATTTTTGCTACAATCCTAGATTGTTCCTCAAGTTGTTCAGACGTTACCAGCAGCGAAAAATGCTGACCCATGATTTCTGAAGCAGTATAGCCAAACAATTTGGTAGCGCCCGCATTCCAACTCTGGAGGCAACCTGCCAAGTTTACACTGAGTATGGCATCCTCAGAAGACTCGACGATTGCCGCTAACATCGCCTGGGCACGATTGGCTTTGGCTATTTCGGTTATATCGTGCAGAAGGGATAGCACTAGTGTTTTACCGCCCAGTTCTAACAACTCATAAGAAGCCAGCGCGTGCCGGATTTCACCATTGCTGCGTCTGAAAGAGGTTTCAAAATTTCTGATACTGCCCTGTTGGATCAGCTTTTGTTGCAGTTGGTCTCTGAGGGTGGGGTCCAGCCAAATATTTAGTTCTAGAGAAGTATGCCCCACCAACAGGTCATGTCTGTAACCAAAAAACTCCTGGGCTTGGCTATTTGCATCGAGGATCAGCCCATCTGCTAGGTTTGAGATGAGAGTTGCTACCGGGCTGGACTGGAAGATAGCGGCAAACTTCTCCTCACTTTCGCGCAGGGCTTCCTCCGCTCGCTTACGCTCGCTAATATCCCGGCTGATACCCAAAATACCCTTGAACTCTCCGTTGCTGGCATACATCAAGCAGGTTGAAACCTCTGTCCAAACGGTACTGCCATCTTTGCAGGGTTGCTCCATTTGATCCAGTCTCCTGCCAGGATTACCTTCCTGTGTAACCTGCAAAATTCCCAGCAAGCCCTCACGGGCAATTATCACAGATTTTGGGGTGAGAGCTTCCGCCATAGATTGTTTTAAAACCTCTTCGGGAGTATAGCCTCTAAGTTGTAGTACGGAAGGACTGACATAGGTAAACTGTCCTTCCATATTCATCGTCCAAATCACATCAGTCGAGTTTTCAGCCACCAAGCGAAAACGCTCCTCACTCTCGCGCAGGGCTTCTTCTGTTCGCTTGTGCTCCTCAATCTCAGCTGTCAGTGCAGCAGTACGCTCCTCCACCCGCTTTTCTAGTTCTTCATTCCAACGCCGTAGTTGCTCCTCGGCTTGTTTTTGGGCGGTTATATCCTCAAAATAAACCGAAACCCCATCATTAGCCGGGTACACTTTGATCTTTATCCACCGTTGGATAGCGCTTATGTAGCTTTCAAAATTAAGTGGAGTTTGCTCGGTTATAGCCTGACGTAAGTATTGGTACTCCGCTATGCCTGCCATCCGGGGGAAGATTTCCCCAAACTTCT contains:
- a CDS encoding PAS domain S-box protein — its product is MNTNVLSESYTVLIVDESAENRATVKRYLNQDPDHTYRFEETELGKAGLELCVSRQPNLILLNCSLPDITGLEFLKALTARMTEGHCPVIVLADETSAAGCMKYGAQDYLVKDKLTPESLRHVVQVSLQTYQLKLQERHFLATSILESISEAFCALDAEERFTYVNHRAEEFWNISRKELLGKKFGEIFPRMAGIAEYQYLRQAITEQTPLNFESYISAIQRWIKIKVYPANDGVSVYFEDITAQKQAEEQLRRWNEELEKRVEERTAALTAEIEEHKRTEEALRESEERFRLVAENSTDVIWTMNMEGQFTYVSPSVLQLRGYTPEEVLKQSMAEALTPKSVIIAREGLLGILQVTQEGNPGRRLDQMEQPCKDGSTVWTEVSTCLMYASNGEFKGILGISRDISERKRAEEALRESEEKFAAIFQSSPVATLISNLADGLILDANSQAQEFFGYRHDLLVGHTSLELNIWLDPTLRDQLQQKLIQQGSIRNFETSFRRSNGEIRHALASYELLELGGKTLVLSLLHDITEIAKANRAQAMLAAIVESSEDAILSVNLAGCLQSWNAGATKLFGYTASEIMGQHFSLLVTSEQLEEQSRIVAKILGGEVVGHFDTFRRHKNGTKIAVSMAVSPMKTSSGEIIGVCTTIRDITARKEAEEALRQSEMRNRLFAEAIRNADDAIVITDAVLDSPGPQIIFANPAFTTMTGYTLEEAYGKTPRILQGAKSDRAVLDCLRRNLAAGENFQGEIINYRKDGSELYQEFRISPVKDEQGKTTNFIAIKRDITARKQAEAALRESEERYRFLAENSTDTISRLSYAGVFEYVSPASQKIIGFAPEELVGHTFLEFVHPDDHEQFLKLLSNWQGQNNFLVTYRACCKNDQYIWVEASVHLTSNPDTGQVLNVIMVTRDITERRKMEEALAAEKLKAKNLESLGVLAGGIAHSFNNALTGVTGYMSLAKLELEETSEAYTCLEEAEKATQHLTELAQRLVPFASGGAPVKQKIKLENIIKNAASFMTQNPNLRYHFDLPTEIWLVSADSVQIREALQNLIKNALEAMPEGGIIGVKATNVTLEANQIPLLNPGRYVRVTVQDQGCGIRSEELARIFDPYYTTKFMGNGLGLTLSYSIIRRHGGQLVVESEWRKGTTVHFYLPTLPEEAGV
- a CDS encoding circadian clock KaiB family protein, with the translated sequence MDDANELGKAKWELRLYVAGQTPKSLIAFANLKKICEEYLEGEYQIEIIDLLEKPQLASGDQIVATPTLVRKLPEPVRKIIGDLSNTERVLVGLNLIQIGVANHQKAVGDI
- the kaiC gene encoding circadian clock protein KaiC, with product MSKIQDNVAETLPKCPTGIDGLDALLEGGLPKGRPTLLCGGAGCGKTLVGVEFLVQGARRFGEPGVLITFEENAEEITKNVNSLGFNLNELVAQKKMVLDHVYIERSEIEESGDFDLDGLFIRLAYAIDSIEAKRVVLDTLEVLFSGFSNEATLRAELRRLFRWLKDKGVTAIITAERGSNGTLTRQGLEEYVSDCVIVLEHRTVDSISTRHLQVIKYRGSAHGTNEYPFLIDESGISVLPITSSGLEYSVSNERISTGIPSLDDMLEGKGFYRGSSVLISGTAGTGKTSIASSFANSVCQNGERCLYLAFEESTGQIVRNMRSIGLDLSPWIEANLLKFHTTRATMYGLEMHLVVIHQLVKAFQPSVVIIDPVTNFLNNGSNLEVRSMVTRLLDFLKMQQITAFFTSLTFAGGFEEHTLTNISSLIDTWLLLKDIEVDGERNRGLFVLKSRGMASSNQIREFILSHTGIELKEAYLGQAGVLTGSARLAQEAKERAEAQLREQEAMRVQFNLERKRQMLENQIAIMRAEFEVEEAESLNLLKQSKAIEEQLEIERNKMKISRKV